From one Brachypodium distachyon strain Bd21 chromosome 4, Brachypodium_distachyon_v3.0, whole genome shotgun sequence genomic stretch:
- the LOC100837720 gene encoding protein SMAX1-LIKE 3, which produces MRAVPGCAVQQQALAAEAAAVVRNAVSLARRRGHAQVTPLHVATAMLSSSPAPAAPGPGLLRAACLRSSSHSHPLQCKALELCFNVALNRLPTSFHGHGGSPTAALSNALVAAFKRAQAHHRRGSGESSSPAPVLAGHGGGTKVELEQLVVSILDDPSVSRVMREAGFSSALVKANVAALERESPKPSPPSDHPHPSHYTATSTKKLNNGVGGGGIEDAMKVLECMASGQHRCIVAVSGSGGGHGDDGGSARAERAVKAVMDMVSKAELPQGQNYKQLACVQFVPLSVSSFRAAARGEVDARTGELRGLAREAQRAGKGLVVVVQDLAFAADFWAEAGKRPRAEDYYCPLEHAVMEVSGLVRHGGGRFWMLGFASEAVFSRCRAGRPSLADVWGIHPVVFPGDGGCCSSGGRSAGWPPLVVINGAGEMSPTWPEEPMSIIPPWLRRYHDPNLAAPPSSCGTDLQQLQDLWKPSMCSNGSSAAARHTSELTLSFSSPPSPSPVPAASDHNYYYSKQQPRQLLDPHQQLQLRATATTPSPPESTSAQSSSSGSGVCPLRPRFTELTAESLKTLCGALEGPLAPPRSRDLAPAIASVVLRRRSGVTTQRRRTAAAATWLVFRGDDGDGKKAMAMELARLVFGSYADFACLTISADHSVVGFPSSGEFVPATKTTFKRRRSRSPDDNVRHGCAQSIKLYEALRENPRRVIMVDGAEQLDIDNGCVKEAIANGRMRCSSSVGNVNGNGGDSVGLEDAIVVLSFDDSRPRVKSQRVLIDDEEEGGSGVGMEDGLAKKSPPRFSLDLNACVAGDEEEETGNLVEDDDVEIGDVVDGVFYFQLPRDLSH; this is translated from the exons ATGCGGGCGGTGCCGGGCTGCGCGGTTCAGCAGCAGGCGCTGGCGGCcgaggcggccgccgtggTGCGGAACGCGGTGTccctcgcccgccgccgcggccacgcGCAGGTCACCCCGCTCCACGTCGCCACCGCCatgctctcttcttccccggctccggcggcgccggggccggggctCCTCCGTGCCGCCTGCCTGCGTTCCTCCTCCCACTCCCACCCGCTCCAGTGCAAGGCCCTCGAGCTCTGCTTCAACGTCGCCCTCAACCGTCTCCCCACCTCCTTCCATGGCCACGGCGGATCCCCCACGGCGGCGCTGTCCAAcgcgctcgtcgccgccttcaAGCGCGCCCAGGcccaccaccgccgcggcagcggcgagtcttcttctccggcgccggtgctcGCGGGCCATGGCGGGGGAACCAAGGTGGAGCTCGAGCAGCTGGTGGTGTCCATCCTGGACGACCCCAGCGTGAGCCGCGTGATGCGCGAGGCCGGCTTCTCCTCCGCCCTCGTCAAGGCCAACGTCGCCGCCCTCGAGCGCGAGTCCCCCAAGCCCTCTCCGCCGTCTGATCATCCTCATCCTTCTCATTACACGGCCACGAGCACGAAGAAGCTCAACaatggcgtcggcggcggcggcattgaGGACGCGATGAAGGTGCTGGAGTGCATGGCGAGCGGACAGCACCGGTGCATCGTGGccgtctccggctccggcggcggccatggcgacgacggcggcagTGCGAGGGCAGAGCGGGCCGTGAAGGCGGTGATGGACATGGTGAGCAAGGCGGAGCTTCCTCAGGGGCAAAACTACAAGCAGCTTGCGTGCGTCCAGTTCGTGCCGCTCTCGGTATCCTCGTTCCGGGCCGCGGCGAGGGGGGAGGTGGATGCGAGAACCGGGGAGCTCCGTGGGCTCGCCCGCGAGGCCCAGCGGGCCGGGAAGGGCCTCGTGGTCGTGGTCCAGGacctcgccttcgccgccgacTTCTGGGCCGAGGCCGGGAAGAGACCACGGGCCGAGGACTACTATTGCCCCCTGGAGCACGCTGTAATGGAGGTGAGCGGCTTGGTTCGCCATGGAGGAGGAAGGTTCTGGATGCTGGGGTTTGCGAGCGAGGCGGTGTTCTCGAGGTGCAGGGCAGGGCGGCCGTCGCTGGCTGACGTCTGGGGGATCCACCCcgtcgtcttccccggcgacggcggctgtTGCTCCTCAGGGGGGAGATCAGCTGGGTGGCCGCCCTTGGTTGTCATCAATGGCGCCGGCGAGATGTCGCCGACGTGGCCGGAGGAGCCGATGAGCATTATTCCGCCGTGGCTCCGCCGCTACCATGACCCGaacctcgccgcgccgccgagctcctgCGGCACAGATCTCCAGCAG TTGCAGGATCTGTGGAAGCCTTCTATGTGCAGCAATGGATCctctgcggcggcgcgccACACGTCGGAGCTCACGCTGagcttctcctctcctccatctccgtcTCCGGTGCCGGCGGCTTCTGATCACAACTACTACTACTCCAAGCAGCAGCCACGGCAATTACTCGATCCTCACCAGCAGCTGCAATTGCGAGCAACGGCAACAACACCTAGCCCGCCGGAATCCACATCGGCGCAGTCGAGCTCATCCGGCAGTGGCGTCTGCCCGCTGCGGCCGAGGTTCACCGAGCTCACAGCGGAGAGCCTCAAGACCCTGTGCGGCGCGCTCGAGGGGCCCCTCGCGCCGCCACGAAGCCGAGACCTGGCGCCAGCCATCGCGAGCGTCGTGCTCCGGCGCCGGTCCGGCGTGACGACTcagcggaggaggacggcggcggcggcgacatggCTGGTGTTCCGAggggacgacggcgacggcaagaaggccatggccatggagcTCGCGAGGCTCGTGTTCGGCTCCTACGCCGACTTCGCCTGCCTCACCATCTCGGCTGATCACTCCGTCGTCGGCTTCCCCAGCTCCGGCGAGTTTGTCCCGGCCACAAAGACAACGTTCAAGAGGCGGCGGAGTCGATCACCGGACGACAACGTCCGCCATGGTTGCGCGCAGAGTATAAAGCTCTACGAGGCCTTGCGTGAGAACCCGCGCCGGGTCATCATGGTCGACGGCGCCGAGCAGCTCGACATTGACAACGGCTGCGTCAAGGAAGCGATCGCAAATGGAAGGATGAGATGTAGTAGTAGCGTCGGCAATGTCAATGGCAATGGTGGCGACTCGGTTGGTCTGGAGGACGCCATCGTGGTGCTGAGCTTCGACGATTCGAGGCCTCGGGTGAAGTCGCAGAGGGTACTCatcgacgacgaggaggaaggcggcagCGGTGTCGGGATGGAAGATGGGCTGGCGAAGAAGTCGCCGCCGAGATTTAGCTTGGATTTGAACGCGTGTgtcgccggagacgaggaagaagagaccGGTAATTTGGTTGAGGATGATGACGTGGAGATCGGTGATGTCGTGGATGGTGTCTTCTACTTCCAATTGCCCCGGGATTTATCACATTAA